A genome region from Caldalkalibacillus uzonensis includes the following:
- a CDS encoding PTS mannitol transporter subunit IICB: protein MVGEKVNQSEFRVRIQRFGSYLSGMIMPNIGAFIAWGFITALFIPTGWIPNEAFAQLVGPMITYLLPLLIGYTGGKMIYDVRGGVVGATATMGVIVGSDIPMFLGAMMMGPLGGYMIKKFDQLIQGKVKQGFEMLVNNFSAGIIGGILTLVAFKGIGPVVLELNKILAAGVEAIVNLNLLPLANVFIEPAKVLFLNNAINHGILSPIGIEQAAATGKSILFLLETNPGPGLGILLAYWLFGKGVAKQSAPGAAIIHFLGGIHEIYFPYILMKPVLILAAIAGGVSGVLTFTLFNAGLVAVPSPGSIFALLAMTPKGNHFGVLAGVLVATAISFLIASLFLKAAKNKEEDLSKATEKMQQLKGKKSNMAAVLQKETTMPSQVNKIVFACDAGMGSSAMGASILRNKLQKAGLDIEVTNTAINQLPEDADIVITHQNLTERAKEKLPNAYHVAVENFLNSPKYDELIETIKEKN, encoded by the coding sequence ATGGTTGGTGAAAAGGTCAATCAATCAGAGTTTCGTGTGAGAATTCAACGATTTGGCAGTTACTTAAGCGGCATGATTATGCCTAATATTGGTGCGTTTATTGCTTGGGGTTTTATTACTGCTTTGTTTATCCCGACAGGATGGATACCCAATGAAGCATTTGCCCAGCTTGTCGGCCCTATGATTACGTATTTATTACCATTATTAATCGGTTATACAGGCGGTAAGATGATTTACGATGTTCGCGGCGGCGTCGTCGGTGCGACGGCTACAATGGGGGTCATTGTCGGTTCTGACATTCCGATGTTTCTTGGGGCAATGATGATGGGGCCGCTTGGCGGTTATATGATCAAGAAATTTGATCAACTCATCCAGGGGAAAGTAAAACAAGGATTTGAAATGTTAGTAAACAACTTTTCAGCGGGAATTATTGGTGGGATTTTAACCTTAGTTGCCTTTAAAGGAATCGGACCAGTTGTTTTAGAGCTGAACAAAATATTAGCCGCTGGTGTTGAAGCAATTGTCAATCTCAATTTATTACCTTTGGCAAATGTCTTCATTGAACCTGCGAAGGTCTTGTTTTTAAATAACGCAATTAACCACGGGATTTTGAGCCCGATTGGAATAGAGCAAGCTGCTGCAACAGGCAAATCTATTTTGTTCCTGCTGGAAACAAATCCGGGTCCGGGTCTTGGTATTTTGCTTGCTTATTGGCTATTTGGAAAAGGAGTAGCAAAACAGTCAGCTCCAGGGGCTGCTATCATTCATTTTCTCGGAGGTATTCACGAAATATACTTTCCGTATATCTTAATGAAACCGGTATTAATTTTAGCAGCAATAGCAGGGGGAGTAAGCGGTGTTTTGACGTTTACCCTTTTCAATGCCGGATTAGTGGCCGTTCCGTCCCCTGGAAGTATTTTTGCCTTGTTAGCGATGACTCCGAAAGGCAACCACTTTGGTGTATTGGCAGGGGTATTGGTTGCCACAGCTATCTCTTTCCTCATCGCCTCTCTTTTCCTAAAAGCTGCAAAAAATAAAGAAGAAGATTTGAGCAAGGCGACAGAAAAAATGCAACAATTAAAAGGGAAAAAGAGTAATATGGCTGCTGTGTTACAAAAAGAAACAACGATGCCATCCCAAGTTAACAAAATTGTGTTTGCTTGTGATGCAGGAATGGGTTCAAGCGCCATGGGAGCTTCGATTTTACGAAATAAGCTACAGAAAGCAGGATTGGATATTGAAGTAACAAATACAGCCATTAACCAGCTTCCGGAAGACGCAGATATTGTCATTACTCACCAAAATCTAACAGAGCGTGCGAAGGAGAAACTGCCAAACGCTTATCATGTCGCGGTCGAAAACTTCTTAAATAGTCCAAAATATGATGAATTGATTGAGACTATAAAGGAAAAGAATTAA
- the mdh gene encoding malate dehydrogenase produces MTFQRHKIAVIGAGNTGTITALMLAQKELGDIVLVDIPEAENRTKGKALDMLEAGPVQLFNAHITGTSNYELIKDANLIVVTAGVARKPGMSRDDLVHTNAKIMRKVSENIVKYAPQSMILVLSNPVDVMTYVCFQTTRFPKNRVIGQSGVLDTARFNTFVAQELGISVEDVSGFVLGGHGDDMVPLVRYSYAGGIPLETLIPADRLAAIVERTRKGGGEIVNLLGNGSAYFAPAASLVQMAEAIIRDKKKILPAVAYLEGEYGFHDLYLGVPAILGGNGIEKIIELHLTDEERKALNQSASSVRKVMDILKGE; encoded by the coding sequence GTGACGTTTCAACGACATAAAATAGCGGTGATTGGAGCGGGAAATACGGGGACAATAACCGCACTGATGCTCGCACAAAAAGAGCTGGGGGATATCGTCTTAGTGGATATCCCCGAGGCAGAGAACCGGACCAAGGGCAAAGCTCTGGATATGCTGGAAGCGGGTCCAGTACAACTGTTCAATGCTCATATTACCGGTACTTCAAATTATGAGCTGATCAAAGATGCCAACCTCATTGTAGTTACGGCAGGGGTTGCCCGCAAGCCTGGTATGAGCCGCGACGATTTGGTCCATACCAACGCCAAAATTATGAGGAAAGTATCCGAAAATATAGTGAAGTATGCCCCACAAAGTATGATCCTGGTTTTGAGCAATCCTGTGGATGTGATGACCTATGTTTGTTTCCAAACGACGCGTTTTCCCAAAAACCGTGTCATTGGCCAGTCCGGGGTGCTGGACACTGCCCGCTTTAATACATTCGTTGCCCAGGAGCTGGGTATTTCAGTTGAGGATGTATCTGGATTTGTGCTGGGCGGACATGGAGACGATATGGTCCCGCTGGTGCGTTATTCGTATGCGGGTGGTATCCCCTTAGAAACGTTGATTCCCGCCGATCGTTTGGCTGCCATTGTGGAGCGGACCAGAAAGGGCGGGGGAGAAATAGTGAATCTGTTAGGTAATGGCAGTGCCTATTTTGCCCCGGCTGCGTCTCTGGTTCAGATGGCAGAAGCCATCATCAGAGACAAAAAGAAGATTCTTCCTGCAGTGGCTTATTTAGAAGGTGAATATGGATTTCATGACTTATATTTAGGTGTGCCTGCCATACTGGGTGGAAACGGCATAGAAAAGATCATTGAATTGCATTTAACAGACGAAGAAAGAAAAGCTCTAAACCAATCGGCCAGTTCGGTGCGAAAAGTCATGGATATTCTTAAAGGGGAATAA
- a CDS encoding BMC domain-containing protein, with translation MAKALGMIETRGLIGSIEAADAMIKAADVSLVNQEKVDGALVAVLVEGDVGAVQAAVEAGKKAAEQVGELIAYHVIAHPDVTVGTMLATDKRSFQGPAQQNTTLTSPKVKDQAKARELKDGNRTKNRKKKEDQENESTDSENDKT, from the coding sequence TTGGCCAAAGCGTTGGGCATGATCGAAACAAGGGGATTGATTGGTTCAATTGAAGCGGCAGATGCCATGATTAAAGCAGCAGATGTGAGTTTGGTTAATCAAGAAAAAGTGGACGGGGCGCTGGTGGCTGTCCTTGTGGAAGGAGACGTTGGAGCCGTACAGGCTGCTGTTGAAGCGGGTAAAAAAGCAGCTGAGCAGGTTGGAGAGTTGATCGCCTATCATGTGATCGCTCACCCCGATGTAACAGTAGGCACGATGTTGGCAACGGACAAAAGGTCGTTTCAAGGGCCGGCTCAGCAAAATACAACTCTAACATCCCCAAAAGTGAAGGATCAGGCCAAAGCAAGAGAGTTAAAGGATGGGAACAGAACAAAGAATCGAAAGAAAAAGGAGGATCAGGAGAACGAATCCACTGATTCAGAGAACGATAAAACTTAA
- a CDS encoding EutN/CcmL family microcompartment protein has translation MKIGTVIGNVWATRKEEGLKGLKFLFVQLEDPCGNPVDTPLIAADRIGAGVGDRVMITEGSSSRFVIADKDLPIDAVVIGIVDSIDIEGR, from the coding sequence ATGAAAATTGGCACGGTGATTGGGAATGTATGGGCAACGCGTAAAGAAGAGGGTTTAAAAGGTCTTAAATTCCTATTTGTTCAGCTGGAAGATCCCTGCGGCAATCCTGTAGACACCCCCCTCATTGCCGCTGACCGAATCGGTGCTGGGGTGGGAGACCGGGTGATGATTACAGAGGGCAGCTCATCCCGCTTTGTCATTGCAGACAAAGATCTTCCCATTGATGCAGTGGTAATTGGCATTGTTGACTCCATTGATATAGAAGGAAGGTGA
- the pduL gene encoding phosphate propanoyltransferase encodes MDQTNVQSLVEQVLSEYHHGGRNGLTIPIAVSARHVHLSQAHVEALFGAGYQLTHKADLSQPGQFAAEETVIIAGPKGCLERVRILGPARGESQVEISRTDAFKLGLNPPLRLSGDIKGSSPVTVIGPKGSVHLSQGLIIAQNHIHMTPEDAAAFNVEHGQCVKVKVKSERPITFENVLIRVSDRYKLEMHIDTDEGNAALISTRGEGILIPSHTPGVIHS; translated from the coding sequence ATGGATCAGACAAATGTCCAATCTCTTGTGGAGCAGGTGCTGTCGGAATACCATCACGGGGGCCGCAACGGATTGACTATTCCCATTGCTGTCTCAGCCCGGCATGTGCATCTGTCACAGGCGCATGTGGAAGCCCTGTTTGGTGCGGGCTATCAGCTGACGCATAAGGCTGATTTATCCCAGCCAGGTCAATTTGCAGCAGAGGAGACGGTGATCATTGCGGGACCGAAAGGTTGTCTGGAGCGGGTGCGTATTTTGGGCCCGGCACGAGGGGAGAGCCAGGTGGAAATCAGCCGGACTGATGCGTTTAAACTGGGCCTAAATCCCCCCCTGCGTCTTTCCGGAGACATTAAGGGTTCGTCTCCGGTCACCGTTATTGGTCCAAAAGGGAGTGTCCATCTCTCTCAAGGACTGATTATTGCCCAAAACCATATTCATATGACACCAGAAGACGCCGCTGCTTTCAATGTTGAACACGGGCAATGCGTCAAAGTCAAAGTGAAAAGTGAGCGCCCCATTACGTTTGAAAACGTGTTGATCCGTGTATCTGACCGTTACAAACTTGAGATGCACATTGATACGGATGAAGGCAATGCAGCTCTGATTTCAACACGGGGAGAAGGCATCCTGATTCCCAGTCATACACCGGGAGTTATTCATTCATGA
- a CDS encoding BMC domain-containing protein, with protein MSREYTALGMIETKGLVASIEAADAMVKAANVHLIGKVHVGGGLVTVMVRGDVGAVKAATEAGAEAARRVGELLSVHVIPRPHNELESILPKVSAE; from the coding sequence ATGTCCAGAGAATATACAGCTTTAGGGATGATTGAAACCAAAGGATTAGTGGCCTCGATTGAGGCGGCCGATGCCATGGTTAAGGCGGCTAATGTTCATCTGATTGGCAAAGTGCATGTTGGAGGCGGGTTGGTGACAGTGATGGTACGCGGTGATGTAGGGGCGGTTAAAGCCGCAACCGAAGCCGGAGCTGAAGCCGCCCGGCGTGTTGGAGAATTATTGTCTGTACACGTCATTCCCCGCCCGCATAACGAGTTGGAAAGCATCTTGCCTAAAGTCTCGGCAGAATAA
- a CDS encoding acetaldehyde dehydrogenase (acetylating): MTAIIEWDKDLRSVQEMRLAVAKAKEAQHIFAGFSQQQVDRIVKAMADAAFEQASKLAHMAVEETGLGVYEHKVIKNQVAARDVYESIRDVKTVGIVNENREEQIVEVASPFGVIAGIVPTTNPTSTAIFKSLIAVKARNAIVFSPHPAAAKCTVEAARVCMQAAREAGAPDGLIGWITEPTMEATEGLMKHPDVHLILATGGSGLVKAAYSSGKPAYGVGPGNAPVYIERSADISQSVKRIVDSKTFDNGTICASEQAVIVDQQVRHLVVHQFKNNGAYFLNEAEKKKVEAVMTLAPGKLNPKIVGKSATVIAQMAGITVPEKTRLLIAEETEVGKHIPFSIEKLSPLFAFYTVRDWQEAVDLCKQLLALGGRGHTLAIHTRDDGVARRFAEEIPVSRIVVNTPAALGAVGATTHLKPSYTLGCGTFGGNITSDNITVHHLINLKRMAYGIRDIDIPRPGTDSLPERRGEKGGHNKAVEVQQVVEKVLVEEGKVGRVDKEMVTQLVQEVLAKLG, from the coding sequence ATGACAGCGATCATCGAATGGGATAAGGATTTGCGGTCTGTGCAAGAGATGCGTTTGGCGGTTGCTAAAGCGAAAGAAGCACAGCACATATTCGCTGGTTTCTCACAACAGCAAGTGGACCGCATTGTCAAAGCCATGGCCGACGCTGCTTTTGAACAGGCCAGTAAGTTGGCCCACATGGCCGTTGAAGAAACAGGGTTGGGTGTCTATGAACATAAAGTGATCAAAAACCAGGTGGCAGCCAGAGATGTGTATGAATCGATCAGGGATGTTAAAACAGTGGGCATTGTCAACGAAAATCGTGAGGAGCAAATCGTCGAAGTTGCTTCACCATTTGGGGTGATTGCCGGTATCGTTCCCACAACCAATCCCACTTCAACAGCCATCTTTAAAAGTTTAATTGCGGTAAAGGCCCGCAATGCCATTGTGTTCAGCCCTCATCCGGCTGCAGCCAAGTGTACGGTAGAAGCGGCCAGAGTCTGTATGCAGGCGGCCAGGGAGGCAGGAGCACCGGATGGTTTGATTGGCTGGATTACAGAGCCGACAATGGAAGCGACAGAGGGACTCATGAAACACCCCGATGTCCACCTCATTTTAGCCACAGGGGGGAGTGGACTGGTCAAAGCAGCCTACAGTTCAGGTAAACCGGCTTATGGTGTCGGTCCTGGCAATGCACCAGTCTATATTGAGCGTTCGGCTGATATTAGCCAATCCGTAAAAAGGATAGTTGACAGCAAAACATTTGATAACGGCACCATTTGTGCCTCGGAGCAGGCTGTGATTGTTGATCAGCAGGTGCGGCACCTGGTGGTTCACCAGTTCAAAAATAACGGAGCTTATTTTCTGAATGAGGCAGAGAAGAAAAAAGTGGAGGCCGTGATGACTCTGGCTCCCGGCAAACTGAATCCCAAAATTGTGGGCAAGAGTGCCACCGTCATTGCTCAGATGGCAGGGATCACCGTGCCTGAAAAGACTCGGCTTTTAATCGCAGAGGAAACAGAAGTTGGCAAACATATCCCTTTTTCTATAGAAAAGTTGTCACCGCTATTTGCCTTTTATACGGTCAGGGATTGGCAAGAAGCCGTTGATCTGTGTAAGCAGCTACTTGCCTTGGGAGGCCGGGGACATACGTTAGCCATTCATACCCGGGATGATGGTGTGGCCCGCCGGTTTGCAGAAGAAATCCCGGTTTCACGGATTGTGGTTAATACACCAGCTGCACTGGGGGCAGTTGGGGCCACCACACATCTGAAACCATCGTACACCCTGGGGTGTGGCACATTTGGAGGCAATATCACTTCAGATAATATTACCGTTCATCATTTAATAAATCTTAAACGGATGGCTTATGGCATTCGCGATATTGATATTCCCCGGCCCGGAACAGATTCATTACCAGAGAGAAGGGGGGAGAAGGGAGGGCATAACAAAGCTGTTGAAGTTCAACAAGTGGTAGAAAAGGTGCTGGTTGAAGAGGGGAAGGTTGGTCGTGTGGATAAGGAGATGGTGACTCAGCTGGTGCAGGAAGTGCTGGCTAAGTTAGGATGA
- the eutL gene encoding ethanolamine utilization microcompartment protein EutL, whose amino-acid sequence MPLRPVKAEVLAVRVIPNVDQHLIKQLNLKPEQRSLGLMTTTIDDVGYTAVDEATKRAEVEVVYARSFYAGAAHASGPLSGEFIGILAGPTPDEVISGLEAARHTIENEAYFEALDSEGAHTLYAHVIARTGSYLSKLAGIAEGEPLAYLIAPPLEAIYGLDAALKAADVELVTFFGPPSETNFGGGLLTGSQSACRAAADAFRATVAEIARAPVAY is encoded by the coding sequence GTGCCTCTTCGACCAGTGAAAGCCGAGGTGCTTGCTGTACGGGTGATTCCAAATGTTGACCAACACCTCATCAAACAACTGAACTTAAAACCTGAGCAGCGCAGCCTGGGGCTGATGACAACCACCATAGATGATGTAGGTTATACGGCGGTAGATGAAGCAACGAAAAGGGCTGAAGTGGAGGTTGTGTATGCCCGGTCATTTTACGCCGGTGCAGCCCATGCCTCAGGACCGTTATCCGGTGAATTTATCGGCATCTTGGCCGGTCCTACACCGGATGAAGTGATCAGTGGGCTTGAGGCGGCAAGACATACGATCGAAAATGAGGCCTATTTTGAAGCACTTGATTCTGAAGGTGCTCACACCTTATATGCCCATGTAATTGCCAGAACAGGAAGTTATCTGTCTAAACTGGCAGGCATCGCTGAGGGGGAACCGTTGGCTTACTTAATTGCGCCTCCTTTGGAAGCTATATATGGATTGGATGCAGCGTTAAAAGCAGCCGATGTCGAGCTGGTGACGTTTTTTGGTCCGCCTTCGGAAACCAACTTTGGCGGGGGGCTGTTAACCGGATCCCAATCGGCTTGCCGGGCGGCGGCCGATGCGTTTAGAGCAACCGTGGCAGAAATCGCACGTGCGCCTGTAGCGTATTAA
- the eutC gene encoding ethanolamine ammonia-lyase subunit EutC, whose protein sequence is MDRETVTAITRLVLKKLEEMQATEKNSDTSPTVSTQSSQMVKIWDHLTEKPRVITHGAVHKQDDQLSFNSSISGQDELLKEPETRAGVDQPLYPEALSSIRSSTPARIGIGRAGPRPKTEAWLRFRLDHAAAVDAVHGEVIPDLLEKHALFTVQTLVKNKDEFIRRPDLGRKLSEEAKATIRERCMFQPQVQVIVSDGLSAEAILQNFEDTYLSLLQSLQQLGLKTGTPFYIERGRVAVMDDVGELLQPEVVVLLIGERPGLVSAESLSAYLCYRPRKGTVEADRMVISNIHRGGIPPVEAGAYLGNVVQKILKYKASGVSLVKKEK, encoded by the coding sequence ATGGACCGGGAGACCGTCACAGCCATCACCCGGTTGGTGCTGAAGAAGTTGGAAGAAATGCAGGCAACAGAAAAGAATAGCGATACATCGCCAACAGTTTCAACACAAAGCAGTCAAATGGTAAAAATATGGGATCACTTAACGGAAAAGCCCCGCGTCATCACACATGGGGCGGTTCACAAGCAAGATGATCAACTCTCCTTCAATTCATCCATCTCCGGCCAGGATGAGCTTTTAAAGGAACCGGAAACAAGGGCAGGGGTTGATCAGCCCCTATATCCTGAAGCTTTGTCCTCAATCAGGTCATCCACCCCGGCCAGAATAGGCATTGGCAGAGCCGGTCCCAGGCCAAAAACGGAGGCTTGGCTGCGGTTCAGACTGGATCACGCTGCAGCCGTCGACGCCGTGCACGGGGAAGTCATCCCTGATCTGTTGGAAAAACACGCTCTTTTTACGGTCCAAACGCTAGTTAAAAACAAAGATGAGTTTATCCGCCGTCCGGATTTAGGCCGCAAGCTAAGTGAGGAGGCCAAAGCAACGATCAGGGAGAGATGCATGTTTCAGCCTCAAGTGCAAGTGATTGTTTCGGATGGTCTTAGTGCAGAGGCCATTTTGCAAAACTTTGAGGACACATACCTTTCCTTGTTGCAATCTCTCCAGCAACTAGGTTTAAAGACAGGGACTCCCTTTTATATTGAAAGAGGACGGGTCGCTGTTATGGATGACGTAGGAGAATTGTTGCAGCCCGAAGTTGTTGTTCTGTTGATCGGTGAGCGGCCAGGATTGGTCAGTGCCGAATCCCTCAGTGCTTATCTGTGTTACCGGCCGAGAAAGGGGACGGTAGAGGCAGACCGCATGGTGATTTCCAATATTCATCGCGGAGGCATACCCCCGGTGGAAGCTGGTGCCTATCTCGGCAATGTGGTTCAAAAAATTCTTAAATATAAAGCGAGCGGTGTGTCGTTAGTCAAGAAAGAGAAATAG
- a CDS encoding ethanolamine ammonia-lyase subunit EutB, whose amino-acid sequence MKLKTQLLGQIYQFKDIKDVFAKANEEKSGDRLAGIAAETVQERIAAKQVLSVMTLEEIRNHPLIPPEEDEVSRIIDESIDENIYREIKGWTVADLREYILDEQNQSSDLLRISKGLSSEMIAAVTKLMSNLDLVYAANKIEVVSECNITIGQKGRLASRLQPNHPTDSVDGILASLQEGLSYGVGDAVVGINPVDDSVESVKRILHATHEFLTAWEIPAQNCVLAHVTTQMKAIEQGAPADMIFQSIAGTEKANLSFGISAALLDEAQDMIQRMGTSTGPQRLYFETGQGSELSAEAHHGVDQMTLESRNYGFARRYQPFIINTVVGFIGPEYLYDAKQVIRAGLEDHFMGKMHGLSMGVDVCYTNHIKADQNDIENLGVLLAAAGVNFVIATPMGDDCMLNYQSLSYHDIAALRETLNRRPAPQFEAWLEKMGIMEDGRLTPKAGDPTIFAKRR is encoded by the coding sequence ATGAAGTTAAAAACACAATTGCTGGGTCAAATTTATCAATTTAAAGATATCAAAGATGTTTTTGCCAAAGCGAATGAAGAGAAATCGGGGGACCGCTTGGCGGGAATCGCCGCAGAAACGGTACAAGAGCGGATCGCAGCCAAACAGGTGTTAAGTGTGATGACTTTGGAAGAGATTCGCAATCATCCGCTGATTCCACCCGAGGAAGATGAAGTGTCCAGAATCATTGATGAGTCCATTGATGAAAACATTTACCGGGAGATTAAAGGCTGGACGGTGGCTGATTTAAGAGAATATATTCTTGACGAACAGAACCAGAGCAGTGACTTGCTGCGCATCAGCAAAGGCTTGTCCAGCGAAATGATTGCCGCAGTGACCAAGCTGATGTCTAACCTGGATCTGGTGTATGCAGCAAATAAGATTGAAGTGGTCAGTGAGTGTAATATTACCATTGGACAAAAAGGGCGGCTGGCTTCCCGTCTGCAGCCGAACCATCCGACAGACAGTGTTGACGGCATACTGGCCTCATTACAGGAGGGGCTGTCATATGGTGTCGGCGATGCTGTTGTCGGTATCAATCCTGTTGATGATTCTGTGGAAAGTGTGAAACGGATTCTGCATGCCACGCATGAGTTTTTGACAGCCTGGGAGATTCCGGCCCAGAACTGTGTGCTGGCCCATGTCACCACGCAGATGAAAGCGATTGAGCAAGGAGCACCGGCCGATATGATCTTCCAAAGTATTGCCGGGACAGAAAAAGCCAATCTCTCCTTTGGGATTTCCGCTGCCTTGTTAGATGAGGCCCAGGACATGATTCAGAGGATGGGCACCAGTACAGGACCGCAACGCCTGTACTTTGAGACAGGGCAAGGATCTGAGTTATCGGCAGAAGCTCATCATGGCGTGGACCAGATGACGCTGGAGTCACGCAATTATGGATTTGCCAGACGCTATCAGCCGTTTATTATCAATACAGTGGTTGGCTTTATTGGTCCGGAGTATCTGTACGATGCCAAACAGGTGATTCGGGCGGGACTGGAAGATCATTTTATGGGTAAAATGCACGGCCTTTCCATGGGAGTGGATGTGTGTTACACCAACCATATTAAGGCCGATCAGAACGATATCGAAAATTTGGGTGTTCTGCTTGCCGCAGCCGGTGTCAATTTCGTCATTGCTACGCCGATGGGGGATGACTGTATGTTGAACTATCAGTCTCTCAGTTACCATGACATTGCTGCCTTAAGAGAAACGTTGAACCGCCGGCCGGCCCCACAATTTGAAGCATGGCTGGAAAAAATGGGCATTATGGAGGATGGCCGACTAACTCCAAAAGCGGGAGATCCGACAATCTTTGCCAAAAGGAGGTGA
- a CDS encoding ethanolamine ammonia-lyase reactivating factor EutA — translation MEERFTDEEVLLSAGIDIGTSTTKIVISRLKPTNTAGTSHVPRIEIVDKSILYKSPIYRTPLRSKTIIDMEAVLDILQQEYGRAGIKPEEIKTGAVIITGETATKRNAQEMLHLLSEKAGQFVVATAGPDLEGILAAKGSGAYQYAQSTGKVVANIDIGGGTANIAVYRGKQFQGTCTLHIGGRLIEFESDKITHISAPVQEMIDRNKWTLAVGQTFSKAAIRRVAREMVSTLVSILQGRVEDKDRILLLGHPPDWQVDIEAIMFSGGVSECLYRLEEDGPGATPIPYQDMGATLAEEIKASESLKQWEWIPPQETVRATVLGAGIETTEISGSTIQVDDSRLPLKNIPVFHVDLAYNLQEGEVKIRQAVERAIQIYDSNLEGQNFALYLTQLPVLTYSQVQQLAQWIVKAYQLQPNQHEPMIVIVDGDFAKVVGQTMKMIHNKRDVVCIDQIRVEHGDYVDIGRKLRSDVVPVVVKTLAFQA, via the coding sequence ATGGAAGAACGCTTTACGGATGAGGAAGTACTGCTCAGCGCAGGGATCGATATTGGCACGAGCACAACCAAAATCGTTATCAGCCGTTTGAAACCGACCAACACAGCTGGCACCAGCCATGTTCCCAGGATTGAAATTGTCGATAAATCCATTCTCTATAAAAGTCCCATTTATCGGACACCGTTACGGTCAAAAACGATCATTGATATGGAGGCGGTGCTCGATATTCTGCAGCAAGAATATGGCCGGGCCGGCATCAAACCTGAAGAGATCAAGACTGGTGCTGTGATTATCACTGGTGAAACAGCGACGAAACGTAACGCCCAAGAAATGCTTCACCTCCTGTCTGAAAAAGCTGGCCAATTTGTGGTGGCCACCGCGGGCCCCGATTTGGAAGGGATCCTCGCGGCCAAAGGGTCTGGTGCCTACCAGTATGCGCAATCAACAGGAAAAGTGGTCGCCAATATCGATATAGGGGGAGGAACGGCCAATATCGCCGTCTATAGGGGCAAGCAATTCCAGGGCACGTGCACATTGCATATTGGGGGACGCTTAATTGAATTTGAGAGTGATAAGATTACGCACATTTCCGCCCCTGTGCAAGAGATGATTGATCGCAACAAGTGGACATTAGCTGTCGGTCAAACGTTCAGCAAGGCAGCTATACGGCGGGTAGCCAGGGAGATGGTCTCTACTCTAGTTAGTATCTTGCAGGGGAGAGTTGAGGACAAGGACCGGATTCTCTTATTGGGCCACCCTCCCGACTGGCAGGTGGACATTGAAGCAATTATGTTTTCCGGTGGCGTGAGTGAATGCCTCTATCGCTTAGAGGAAGATGGACCGGGGGCAACACCCATCCCATACCAGGATATGGGAGCCACTTTAGCCGAGGAGATAAAGGCTAGCGAGTCGCTCAAACAGTGGGAATGGATCCCGCCACAGGAAACGGTGAGAGCTACGGTGCTGGGGGCTGGGATAGAGACCACAGAGATTAGCGGGTCAACGATACAAGTGGATGATTCCCGTCTGCCCCTGAAAAATATCCCGGTCTTTCATGTGGATCTGGCCTACAATCTGCAGGAAGGGGAGGTCAAGATCAGGCAGGCGGTAGAAAGGGCCATTCAGATTTATGACTCTAACCTGGAAGGGCAGAATTTCGCCCTCTATCTTACCCAGCTGCCTGTTTTAACATACAGCCAAGTCCAACAGCTGGCCCAATGGATTGTGAAAGCTTACCAACTGCAGCCCAATCAGCATGAGCCCATGATCGTCATTGTGGACGGAGATTTTGCCAAAGTGGTCGGTCAAACCATGAAAATGATCCACAATAAACGGGATGTGGTATGTATTGATCAAATTAGGGTGGAACACGGGGATTATGTGGATATTGGCCGCAAGTTAAGGTCCGATGTTGTGCCGGTTGTTGTGAAAACCTTGGCTTTCCAAGCTTAA